TAGGGTGCGCAAAAATTCGTTAAGATTAAAATATGAAAAAAAGTGTAAAAAATAATTATAGAGAAGAAAAATTAAGGGAGATTGCTATAAAATTTTTTGACATAATTTGAATTATAAATTTTATCTATTTGAAGCTTCAATCAATTTTTTTAAAATTTTAATTTTTTCTTTCAATTCCTCAAAAAGTTTTAAACTCATTCTCCATTTCCAGTTACCAATTTTTGTCCCCGGTTTATTAATTCTTGCCTCTTCACCAAGAAATAAAATATCATAAACAGGAATTATTATAACACTTGCTCTTGAAAAAAGCATCTTTTTCATTATCCCGTTCCAGATATCATCTTCTGAGGAAATATTAAGATAATCTAAAATAAATTTTTTTATATTATCTTTTATTTCCTTCTCAAACCAACCTTTTAAGGTATTTGTATCATGAGTTGAGGTGTATCCAAAGGATTTTTCAGGATAATTATGGGGTAAATGGGGATTATTTAAATTTAAATCTCCAAAACCAAATTGAAAAACCCTCATTCCAGGAATATCATAAATTTTCATAATCTCAACAACATCATCAGTTATAAAACCAAGATCTTCTGCAATTAAATTAAACTTACCAAATTTTTTAAAAATAAAATCAAAAAATTCTCTTGCAGGAGCCTTTACCCACTCACCAATCCTTGCATCCTCACTTCCATAAGGAATCTGATAATAACCAACAAAACCTCTAAAGTGGTCTATTCTTATATAATCATAAAATTTTAAATTATGAAAAATCCTTTTAACCCAGAAATCAAAATTTCTCTCCCTTAATTTATCCCAATCATAAACTGGATTCCCCCATAATTGACCTTTTTCAGAAAAATAATCAGGCGGAACTCCTGAAACATAAAGAGGTTTTTTATTTTCATCAAGTTTAAAAATTTGAGGATTCTCCCAGACATCAGCACTATCATAGGAGACATAAATAGGTATATCACCTATTATTTTTACTCCCCTTTTATTTGCATATCTTTTAAGAGTTATAAACTGTTTATAAAAAATATACTGAACAAATTTTACTTTTTCTATTTCCCTTTCATATTTCCTCTCCAGTTTTCCAATCACCTCAGGAGACCTATCCCTTATTTTACTTTCCCACTCATTCCATATAGTTTTAAATTCATTTTTTAAAACAGTAAATAAAGAATAAGAATTTAACCAGTAATCATTTTCTCTACAAAATTTCAAAAATTTATCCTCTTCATTTTTTTTCTTGAAATTATAATAGGCAATATCTAAAATAACTCTTTTAAAATCATAAATCCTTTCGTATTCTACTTCATTTTCCTTAAAGTCAGGAACTTTTTTCAGTATGTCTTTACTTAATAAATCTTCCTTGATTAAAAAATAAGGTGAAATAAATAAAAAATTGTAAGCAAAGGCTGAATAACTCATGTAAGGAGAAAAAAGACCAGATTTATCAACTGGATTTAAAGGCAAAATCTGCCAGAATTTAATTTTATTTTCAGCTAAAATATCAACAAATTTATAAGCAAAACCACCAAAATCTCCTATACCAAAAGGTGAAGGTAATGAAAATATAGGAAGTAAAACACCACATCCCCTCTCATTCATTTTTTAAGTATAAAACAGCAAGTGGAGGTAAAGTTAATTCTATTGAATAATTTCTTCCGTGAAAGGGAATATCTTGTGAATAAATTTCACCATTTTTAACACCACTTCCTCCAAAATTTGTATCATCACTGTTTAGAATCTCAAAATATTTTCCCTTTTTAGGAACTCCGATTCTGTAATTATATCTAACAACAGGGGTAAAATTACATACAACAAGAATAAAATCACCCTTTTTATCCTTTCTTATAAAACTTATAACGCTTTGTTCTCTATCGTTAAAATCAATCCATTCAAAACCTTCTGAATAAAAATCAGTTTCATGAAAACATTTTTCTTTCTTATAAATTTCATTTAACTTCTTAACAAAATTAAAAAGAGAGTTGTTATAATGATTATTAAGTAAAGAAAAATTAATTTCAGAATCATGATTCCATTCTCTATCCTCACCGATTTCATTTCCCATAAAAAGAAGTTTTTTTCCAGGATGAGCATACATATAACCATACAAAAGTCTTAAATTGGCAAACTTTTGCCAAGTATCACCTGGCATCTTATTCAAAAGTGAACCCTTTCCATGGACAACTTCATCATGGGATAAAGGCAATATAAAATTTTCAGAAAAAGCATACCATATACTGAAAGTTATTTTATCGTGATGATATTTTCTATAAATTGGATCCTTTGAAAAATAAAAAAGAGTATCATGCATCCATCCCATGTTCCATTTCATTCCAAAACCAAGTCCTCCTTCGTCAACCCTTCTTGAAACTTTAGGCCAGGAAGTTGATTCTTCAGCGACTGTGTGGATCCCCTCAAATTCTCTATAAAGGTAAGAATTCATTTCTTTTAAAAAATCAATGGCTTCAAGATTTTCTCTACCTCCATAAATATTTGGAATCCATTCACCTTCTTTTCTTGAATAATCAAGATAAAGCATTGAAGCTACTGCATCCACCCTTAAACCATCTGCATGGTATTTATCAAGCCAGAAACAGGCACTTGAAATTAAAAAAGACTTAACTTCATTTCTTCCATAATTAAAAATCAAACTATCCCAGTCAGGATGCCATCCTTTTCTTCTATCCATATGCTCATAGAGATTAGTTCCGTCATAAAAAGACAATGCAAAATCATCTTTTGAAAAATGTGAGGGAACAAAATCAAGAAAAACTGCAATTTTATTCTTATGTAAATAATCTATCAAAAACATCAAATCTTCTGGTTTTCCGTACCTTGAAGTGGGAGCAAAATATCCTGTTACTAAATATCCCCATGATCCATAAAAAGGATGTTCCATTAAAGGTAAAAATTCAATATGGGTAAATCCAAGTTCTTTCACATATTCACAGAGTAAAGGGGCTATTTCCCTGTAATTAAAAAATTTACCGTTCTTTTTTTTCCATGAGCCAAGATGAACCTCATATATCGAAATAGGGGCTTCATGATGATTTATTTTTTTTCTCTCCTTTAACCATTCCTCATCATTCCATTTATAATCCAGTCTCCATACAATGGAAGCTGTTCGCGGTGGTTCCTCAAAACAAAAAGCAAAAGGGTCCTGTTTGTAAGCTGAATAATTATTAAACTTTGATACAATAAAATATTTATAAAGGGATCCATTCAAATCTTTTTCAACTATTCCCTCCCATATTCCAGAACCATCCCATCTAACAAAAAGTGGATTTCTTTCTGGTTCCCAATTATTGAATTCACCTACTACATAAACTTTTTCAGCATTAGGAGCCCATACTGCAAAATAGGTTATATATTTCCCATTTACCTTTATAACATGTGAGCCAAGTTTTTCATAAAGTTTATAATGTGAGCCTTTTTTAAATAAATAAATATCATAATCAGTGAAAAGAGAAAACATTGATTATTTTACTTCCCTTAAATACCTTGCCGCCTCCTCAGGAGATATTGGATTTATATAAAAACCTGAACCCCACTCAAAACCTGCAATATAAGTTATTCTTGGTATTATCTCAATATGAAAATGGTAATCAAGATGTATTGTCTCCCAATAATAAGGTCTTCCAGGTCTTGGTCTTATAACAGGGGATGTGTGAATTACAAAATTATAGGGGGGGTCATTTAAAAGAAGTTTAATTCTCAAAAGAACATCTTTTAAAACAATTGATAAATCTTTTATTTCTTCATTATCCATCAAAGTAAAATCATGACTGTGTTTTAAAGGGAAAATCCATGTTTCAAAAGGAAAAGAAGAAGCATAAGGGCACCAGACTAAAAATTTTTCAGTTTTGTATACAATTCTTTCACCTAAAGAAACTTCCTGGTCAATTAAATCACAGAATATACATCTTTCCTTTCTTTTATAATGTTCCTTTGCTGCCTCAAGTTCTGCAACCACTGCAAGAGGAATTATAGGAGTCGCAATAAGTTGAGAATGAGAATGATATAAAGAAGCACCAGCATCCTTTCCGTAATTTTTAAAAATTAAAATGTATCTGAATCTTATATCTTTTGTTAAATCTATATATCTTTCTTTAAAGGCTATAAGCACATTTTTTATATCATCATGATTCATATCTTGAAGTTGAGTTTCATGGTTAGGTGTTTCAATGATTACCTCATGGGCACCTATTCCTGAAACATGATCAAAAAGCCCAACTCCCTTTCTCATTAGTTCTCCCTCAATTCTTAAAGCTGGAAATTTATTAGGAACAACCCTCACTTTCCAACCTGGTTTATCTCTTTGTGTTCCCTCTTTTCTTATAGAAAAAACCTCCTTCGGGGTTTTATCCTCATTTCCTTCACAGAAAGGACATGTATCCTTTGGGGGTATCTCTTCTTTTTCTCTTTGAAAATCTTTTGGTCTTAAACCTCTTTCAGGAGAAATTATGGTCCACCTCCATCTTATAGGGTCATATCTTAATTCAGGCATATTATTTTCTCCTTTTTAAACAAAATTATAATCTTCTTCTTTTTTTTCAATCAGATAGTAACCGTATATAGGATGTCTGCATACATTTTTATTTTCAATAGCCAAAAAGAGATATATATTATTATAAAGATTTTTTATTCTTAATTCAAAAATTTTATCTGCCTTAAATTCAAGGTCATAAGGTAAATTATCTTTTTCAAATTTAAAAATTTTTTCAAAGTTATCTGACTTTATAGCAATCAAAATTTTATAACCTTCCTCAAAAATTTCATTAAAATTCTTTTTTGCATCAATTCTTAAACAGAAATTTTTCTCTTCATCCCATCCAAAGTAAAGAAACTTTAAAATACATTTATGTTCTATATCCAGGTCAATAGTACCTGCATTTGCCCATTCATAAAAATTTGTTATTTTACCGTCAATAACAGGATATATAAATCCTGAAATATTCTTCAAGAAATTTTTATGAATTTCCTTTTTAATTGGATTATTAAGAAAATCAGGGTATTTTTTACCTAAATTTTTGTAAACATTTTTTAAATGTTCTCTAAATAAAATATCAAACTCTGGAGCATAAAATGTAGGATTATCATAACCAAGCCACCAGAAAAAGTCACTACCCTCTGCAAAAAGCATTGAATACATAGATTTTTCATTTTTTAGAAAATCTCTTCCAATATCCTCTCTTACTTTTTTTAAGATAGTCCAACCTTCATTTTTCTCATCATCCCCCATCCATGTGGTAAAATCACTTCTTATCCATGAACCTGGATGAATTCTCTCTAAAACTCCCTTATCCTTAAAATCAAAACCTTGCTCGAAAGTTGAAAAAACAATAAAATCTTTTTGGGAGAGTGTTTCATAAAACTTTCTTAAAAACAAAATCCCCCCTTTCTCATAATGAATCCAAGGATTTTCTCCGTCAAGAATTACTGTTACCCATAAATTCTTCCCTTTTCTTCTTAAATTTTCAAGGTAATTAACAAAATCTGAAACTGCTTCCTCTGACTTAAGATTTTTATAAACAAAACCTATCTTGTCAGATAAAACTCTATCTCTAAAAAATAAAAGAATTTCACCTTCTTTCCCCCTGTAAATGTAAGGTTTATAGAGTTCATCTCTTATTTCCCAAGGCTTTTCTCTTAAAGGTATATTTATACTCCTTTCAAGAATACCCTCATCAGTCATTGTAAATTGAATTTTTTTTCTAATAAATAAATCAAGGGTTTTGTCTGATACACTACCTTCAGAAGGCCATATACCTTTAATTTCTGTATTGAATTCTTTTCTCATGTAAGATAAAGCAAGATCTATATGCATTTCTGCATCCTCTGTATGGGAAAATTCAACCATTCTTTCTTTAATATGAGGTGATGATATTTCAAAGGACTTACTTTCTATTATAAGGGGAAGAATTGGATGTGAAAAGGGGGATGTTGTTAATAAAACTTTTTTATTTTCAATAAGTTCTTTATAAATTTTAACAAGTTCTTCAATTATTTCAAAGCATATTTTTAAAATTTCTTTTTTGTCCTCTTCAGAATAATTTTCTTTTTTTTCTCCGAGTTCCTTTAAAATTTTATTTTCCTCTTTTTTAATTTCAGAAATACTTGAATATATAAAATAAAACATTATATCCCTTAATTCATTATTTGAAAAAAATTTTATTTTTTTCTCAAGTCCTAGAATGTTCCCCCTTTTTATAAAAAGGTAATTAAATCTCTCATAAGGTTTAATCTGTTTCTCGTAATTTAGAGAAAAAAAATTCCTCAAAACAAAAATTTTTTCATCATTTTCCATTTGAGAAGGGTCCTTTTTAAAAATATTAAGCCATAAACAGGAAACATCTTTTTCTAAATATTTTTTTATCTGATACCAGAGAGTGGGGGTTATGTTAAAAGTAACCTTCACATTTTGAGGTGTATCAACTAAAATTCTCCCCATATCATAATACTCCCTTATTGCATGAATAAATACCCATGGAAAGAAAAAATATTCCCTTTCAGGTTCAAGAAGAAAATATGAAGGTTGATGAAGGTGCCAGAGAATAGAAAGGTTTATATCTTTCATGGATGGTAATTATAAAATTAGAAAAAAAGCAAAAACAAATAAAAGTTTGAAAAAATGAAAAATGTTAAATATAATATTAAAAATTTTTATAAAATGAAAATTGCCTATTTCTCTGCAGAAGTTTATCCCTTTTCAAAAGTTGGTGGACTTGCAGATGTGGCAGGTTCACTTCCTATTTTTATAAAAAATAAAGGAATTAACATAATAGTTTTATCGCCTTATTACTCAAAATTTATTAAAGAAAAAAACTTTAAAATCAAGGAAAAAGTAGAACTGAAGGTAGAATTTGATAATAAAAATTTAATAACAGAATGGATTCATATTTCCTATAAAAATGTTTCCTTTTACCTTTTAAAATATGAGGAATATTTTGGAAGAGATTATATTTATGTGCCCTCATCAGGTGAAGATGAAAAACAGTATAAGAGATTCGCTCTATTTTCTTATGCATCCCTTTTATTTTTAAAAAAAATTAACTTTAAACCCGATATAATTCATATAAATGACTGGCACACTTCTTTTATACCTCTATATATAAAAAGAAAATTTAATAGAGATGAATTTTTTAAAGAAATAAAAATTTTGCTTACAATTCATAACCTTTCCTATCAGGGGATTTATGAGAAAAAAGTTTTGAAGGAAATTGGATTTGATGAAGAAATAAAAGAAATAGAAAGTAACGGAAATATCAATTTCTTAAAAGCAGGAATTTTATTTTCTGATTATATAAACACAGTAAGCAAAAGCTATTCTGAGGAAATATTAACTCCTCAGTTTGGATGCGGACTTGATGAAATTTTAAAAAGTAAGAAAAATAAAATTTATGGAATATTAAACGGTATAGATTACGAGGAATGGAACCCAGAAAAAGATAAGGATATTTATAAAAATTATAGTATCAAAGATTTTAAGGAAGGAAAGGAAATAAATAAGAAAAAGTTAAGGGAAGAATTTAATTTAAAAGATGATAACTCAATTTTAATAGGAATGGTATCAAGATTAACATATCAAAAGGGAATAGATTTACTTATTGAATCTTTCAATGAATTTTTTAAAAGAGAACTCCAATTTATTTTACTTGCAACAGGAGAAAAGAGATATGAGGATAAAGTAAAGGAATTTGAAGTTAAGTATAAAGAAAAGTTCAGATTTTTACCAAAATTTGATTTAATCCTTGCCAAAAAAATTTATGCAGGCTCAGATCTTTTCTTAATTCCATCTATATTTGAACCCTGTGGTCTTACACAAATGATATCAATGAGATTTGGAACAATTCCTTTTGGTTTTAAAACAGGGGGGCTAAAAGATTCAATCAAAGATTATGAAGAAGGAGGATATGGTTTTTTATTTGATGAATATAAAAAGGAAAAATTTATTGAAAAACTTGATAAAATTATTTCGGTTTTTAAAGATAAAGAAAAATGGAATAAATTAATAGAGGAATGCATGAGAAAGGACTTTTCCTGGGAAAATTCAGCGAAGGAGTATATAAAATTATATGAAAGAATAAAATATGAGGGAGTTTAATCATTTAAAAATAATCACACTTATTTTAGCAGGAGGAAAGGGTGAAAGACTTTACCCTTTAACAAAATTCAGAACAAAGCCAGCAGTTCCTTTTGGTGGAAAATATAGGATTATTGATTTTGTGCTCTCCAATTTAACAAATTCAGGTTTCCTTTCTATATATGTTTTAACACAGTATAAAGCACAGAGTTTAACAGAACATATTGAACAGGGTTGGCAGCTTGGAAGTGCCTTAAGAAGAAGGAATTTCTTTATAACAATTGCTCCTGCACAAATGTGGATGGGTGAAGAGTGGTATAAAGGAACAGCAGATGCTGTTTATCAAAATTTTCATTTACTTTCAAACTTTGACCCTGATATAGTTCTTGTTTTTGCAGCAGATCATGTTTATAAAATGGATGTTTCTCAAATGTTAAGGTTTCACCTTGAAAAGGATGCAGATTTTACAGTATGTGGTATTCCTGTCACAACTCAAGATATATCTCATTATGGAATAATATGCTCTGATAATGAAAACAGAGTTTGTGGATTCTGGGAAAAGCCGAAAACTTTACCCCCTGAATTAAAAGATAAAAAATTATTTATATCTATGGGTAATTATATTTTTAGAAGGGAATTTCTTGAAGAAATTTTAATTGAAGATTCAAGGGATGAAAAAAGTTCTCATGATTTTGGTAAAGATATTTTGCCTAAAGTTTACAAAAATTCAAGGGTATTTATATATGATTTCTCACAAAACAAAATAAGAGGTGAAGAATTTAACTACTGGCGTGATGTAGGAACAATAAAGGAATATTATGAAGCAAACATGGATTTATTAAAAATTCCTCCTCCTTTAAATTTATGGAATCCACACTGGACAATAGGAACTGTAAGCTTTAAAGATCCACCTTGTTTTATAGAAAAAAATGCAGAAGTTTATAATTCAATAATTGCAGAAGGAACAAGAATATTTAAAGGTGCAAAAGTTATAAATTCAGTAATTGGTAGAAATTGTATTATAGAAGAAAATGCTATTATTGAAGATTCAATAATTCATTATGGAGTAAAAATAAGAAAAAAAAGTATTGTTAAAAAATGCATAATTGATAAATTTGTGGAAATTGAAAAAGAAACTAATGTTTGGGAAGATAAAAAAGAAAACTATGAAATAAGGGATAACATTCTAATAATTCCATCCCCTCCACCATCTATGAGAACAAGTAAAATTTCTTAAATAATGGGTTCTTTATAAAGATAACTAAAGGGCTACTTTTTCTTTTAACAGAAGATTTTCAATTTCTTTCTCAACCAGCTCTTTTTCTGTTTTAAATTCCTCCAATGGTTTTTCCTTTAATCTTATAATCCTATCAATAAGTTCAGGATTCAAAATTTTCTCAATTTCTATTTCTTCTTTCAAAGCCTTTTCACCTGTTAAATAGAACTTCTGAATAACTTTCATCATACCATACTGTTTTTCAAGGGGACAGGTATAATCCACTTCATCAAAGGCACTCTGCTGTAAGAATCCATCCCTTATTATTCTTCCAGTTTCAAGTAATAACCTTTCATGATCTTCAAGAGCATCAGGACCAACAAGCTGGACAATTTCTTCAAGTTCAGCATTCTTCTGTAAAACTTCTCCTGCCCATCTTCTTAATTCAGGAAAATCAGGAGCAACGTTTTCCCTGAACCATTTTTCCATTAGTTCAAAATAAAGGGTATATGACCTTAACCAGTTTATAGCTGGATAATGTCTTCTATATGCAAGTGCAGTATCAAGTGCCCACAAAGCACCTACAACTCTCAATGTGCTCTGGGTAACAGGTTCAGAAAAATCTCCACCAGGAGGGGATACAGCACCAACAGCAGTAACAGAACCTTCATATTCATCACCTGCAAGAGGAATAACCCTACCTGTTCTTTCATAAAAAGCAGCAAGTTTTGCAGCAAGATAGGGGGGATAACCTTCTTCTCCAGGCATTTCTTCAAGTCTTGAAGATATTTCCCTTAAAGCCTCAGCCCATCTTGAAGTTGAGTCTGCAAGCAATAAAACATTATAACCCATGTCTCTATAATACTCAGCGAGGGTTATTCCAACATAAATTGATGCCTCTCTTGCTGCAACTGGCATATTTGATGTGTTTACAACTAAAATAGTTCTATCCATAAGTGGAGCACCCTTATGGAAGGGATCATCAAGTTCAGGGAATTCAATAAGAACTTCAGTCATCTCATTACCTCTTTCTCCACAACCAATATATATAACAACTTCAACAAGAGAACATTTTGCAAGTGTCTGCTCTGTAACAGTTTTTCCAGTTCCAAAACCACCAGGTATTGCAGCATTCCCACCAAGAGCAATAGGAAAGAAAAAGTCAAGAACCCTCTGTCCTGTTATTAAAGGTTTCTCAGGTCCCATTCTTTTTCTAAAAGGTCTTGGAACCCTGACTGGCCACCTGTGATATAGTTTTAATTCAGTTCCATCTTCAAGAATACATACAACATCTTCAACTGTAAAAGAACCACTTTTAATTTCCTTAATTCTTGAAGGTTTGACATTGGGTGGAACTAAAATTCTATGTCTTATACTCTGCGTCTCCTGTACCTCTCCTATTATTCTTCCTGGCCAAACTTCATCTCCCTTTTTCAATAAAGGCTCAAAATCCCATTTTTTATTCCTATCAAGAGCATTTGCCACAACACCTCTTTTAATAAAATCTCCAACCTTATCTCTTAGAACCTGCAAAGGTCTTTGAACACCATCAAAAGCTGTGGTTAAAAGACCTGGACCAAGTTCTACAGATAAGGATTCTCCAGTTCTTTCAACAGGTTCACCTACAAAAAGTCCTGAAGTATCTTCATAAACCTGAATAAAGGCAAGGTCTTCTTTAAGTCTTATAATTTCTCCTACAAGACCTTCGTTTCCCACTCTAACAATTTCATTCATTCTTGCACCACGCATATTTTTAGCAACTACAAGAGCACCCGAAATCCTTGTAATTACAGGTTTTTCCATAAGTTTTCCTCCTT
This sequence is a window from candidate division WOR-3 bacterium. Protein-coding genes within it:
- the malQ gene encoding 4-alpha-glucanotransferase; this encodes MNERGCGVLLPIFSLPSPFGIGDFGGFAYKFVDILAENKIKFWQILPLNPVDKSGLFSPYMSYSAFAYNFLFISPYFLIKEDLLSKDILKKVPDFKENEVEYERIYDFKRVILDIAYYNFKKKNEEDKFLKFCRENDYWLNSYSLFTVLKNEFKTIWNEWESKIRDRSPEVIGKLERKYEREIEKVKFVQYIFYKQFITLKRYANKRGVKIIGDIPIYVSYDSADVWENPQIFKLDENKKPLYVSGVPPDYFSEKGQLWGNPVYDWDKLRERNFDFWVKRIFHNLKFYDYIRIDHFRGFVGYYQIPYGSEDARIGEWVKAPAREFFDFIFKKFGKFNLIAEDLGFITDDVVEIMKIYDIPGMRVFQFGFGDLNLNNPHLPHNYPEKSFGYTSTHDTNTLKGWFEKEIKDNIKKFILDYLNISSEDDIWNGIMKKMLFSRASVIIIPVYDILFLGEEARINKPGTKIGNWKWRMSLKLFEELKEKIKILKKLIEASNR
- the glgB gene encoding 1,4-alpha-glucan branching protein GlgB → MFSLFTDYDIYLFKKGSHYKLYEKLGSHVIKVNGKYITYFAVWAPNAEKVYVVGEFNNWEPERNPLFVRWDGSGIWEGIVEKDLNGSLYKYFIVSKFNNYSAYKQDPFAFCFEEPPRTASIVWRLDYKWNDEEWLKERKKINHHEAPISIYEVHLGSWKKKNGKFFNYREIAPLLCEYVKELGFTHIEFLPLMEHPFYGSWGYLVTGYFAPTSRYGKPEDLMFLIDYLHKNKIAVFLDFVPSHFSKDDFALSFYDGTNLYEHMDRRKGWHPDWDSLIFNYGRNEVKSFLISSACFWLDKYHADGLRVDAVASMLYLDYSRKEGEWIPNIYGGRENLEAIDFLKEMNSYLYREFEGIHTVAEESTSWPKVSRRVDEGGLGFGMKWNMGWMHDTLFYFSKDPIYRKYHHDKITFSIWYAFSENFILPLSHDEVVHGKGSLLNKMPGDTWQKFANLRLLYGYMYAHPGKKLLFMGNEIGEDREWNHDSEINFSLLNNHYNNSLFNFVKKLNEIYKKEKCFHETDFYSEGFEWIDFNDREQSVISFIRKDKKGDFILVVCNFTPVVRYNYRIGVPKKGKYFEILNSDDTNFGGSGVKNGEIYSQDIPFHGRNYSIELTLPPLAVLYLKNE
- the galT gene encoding galactose-1-phosphate uridylyltransferase — protein: MPELRYDPIRWRWTIISPERGLRPKDFQREKEEIPPKDTCPFCEGNEDKTPKEVFSIRKEGTQRDKPGWKVRVVPNKFPALRIEGELMRKGVGLFDHVSGIGAHEVIIETPNHETQLQDMNHDDIKNVLIAFKERYIDLTKDIRFRYILIFKNYGKDAGASLYHSHSQLIATPIIPLAVVAELEAAKEHYKRKERCIFCDLIDQEVSLGERIVYKTEKFLVWCPYASSFPFETWIFPLKHSHDFTLMDNEEIKDLSIVLKDVLLRIKLLLNDPPYNFVIHTSPVIRPRPGRPYYWETIHLDYHFHIEIIPRITYIAGFEWGSGFYINPISPEEAARYLREVK
- a CDS encoding glycoside hydrolase family 57 protein, which translates into the protein MKDINLSILWHLHQPSYFLLEPEREYFFFPWVFIHAIREYYDMGRILVDTPQNVKVTFNITPTLWYQIKKYLEKDVSCLWLNIFKKDPSQMENDEKIFVLRNFFSLNYEKQIKPYERFNYLFIKRGNILGLEKKIKFFSNNELRDIMFYFIYSSISEIKKEENKILKELGEKKENYSEEDKKEILKICFEIIEELVKIYKELIENKKVLLTTSPFSHPILPLIIESKSFEISSPHIKERMVEFSHTEDAEMHIDLALSYMRKEFNTEIKGIWPSEGSVSDKTLDLFIRKKIQFTMTDEGILERSINIPLREKPWEIRDELYKPYIYRGKEGEILLFFRDRVLSDKIGFVYKNLKSEEAVSDFVNYLENLRRKGKNLWVTVILDGENPWIHYEKGGILFLRKFYETLSQKDFIVFSTFEQGFDFKDKGVLERIHPGSWIRSDFTTWMGDDEKNEGWTILKKVREDIGRDFLKNEKSMYSMLFAEGSDFFWWLGYDNPTFYAPEFDILFREHLKNVYKNLGKKYPDFLNNPIKKEIHKNFLKNISGFIYPVIDGKITNFYEWANAGTIDLDIEHKCILKFLYFGWDEEKNFCLRIDAKKNFNEIFEEGYKILIAIKSDNFEKIFKFEKDNLPYDLEFKADKIFELRIKNLYNNIYLFLAIENKNVCRHPIYGYYLIEKKEEDYNFV
- a CDS encoding glycogen/starch synthase, translated to MKIAYFSAEVYPFSKVGGLADVAGSLPIFIKNKGINIIVLSPYYSKFIKEKNFKIKEKVELKVEFDNKNLITEWIHISYKNVSFYLLKYEEYFGRDYIYVPSSGEDEKQYKRFALFSYASLLFLKKINFKPDIIHINDWHTSFIPLYIKRKFNRDEFFKEIKILLTIHNLSYQGIYEKKVLKEIGFDEEIKEIESNGNINFLKAGILFSDYINTVSKSYSEEILTPQFGCGLDEILKSKKNKIYGILNGIDYEEWNPEKDKDIYKNYSIKDFKEGKEINKKKLREEFNLKDDNSILIGMVSRLTYQKGIDLLIESFNEFFKRELQFILLATGEKRYEDKVKEFEVKYKEKFRFLPKFDLILAKKIYAGSDLFLIPSIFEPCGLTQMISMRFGTIPFGFKTGGLKDSIKDYEEGGYGFLFDEYKKEKFIEKLDKIISVFKDKEKWNKLIEECMRKDFSWENSAKEYIKLYERIKYEGV
- a CDS encoding glucose-1-phosphate adenylyltransferase, whose amino-acid sequence is MREFNHLKIITLILAGGKGERLYPLTKFRTKPAVPFGGKYRIIDFVLSNLTNSGFLSIYVLTQYKAQSLTEHIEQGWQLGSALRRRNFFITIAPAQMWMGEEWYKGTADAVYQNFHLLSNFDPDIVLVFAADHVYKMDVSQMLRFHLEKDADFTVCGIPVTTQDISHYGIICSDNENRVCGFWEKPKTLPPELKDKKLFISMGNYIFRREFLEEILIEDSRDEKSSHDFGKDILPKVYKNSRVFIYDFSQNKIRGEEFNYWRDVGTIKEYYEANMDLLKIPPPLNLWNPHWTIGTVSFKDPPCFIEKNAEVYNSIIAEGTRIFKGAKVINSVIGRNCIIEENAIIEDSIIHYGVKIRKKSIVKKCIIDKFVEIEKETNVWEDKKENYEIRDNILIIPSPPPSMRTSKIS
- a CDS encoding V-type ATP synthase subunit A, whose translation is MEKPVITRISGALVVAKNMRGARMNEIVRVGNEGLVGEIIRLKEDLAFIQVYEDTSGLFVGEPVERTGESLSVELGPGLLTTAFDGVQRPLQVLRDKVGDFIKRGVVANALDRNKKWDFEPLLKKGDEVWPGRIIGEVQETQSIRHRILVPPNVKPSRIKEIKSGSFTVEDVVCILEDGTELKLYHRWPVRVPRPFRKRMGPEKPLITGQRVLDFFFPIALGGNAAIPGGFGTGKTVTEQTLAKCSLVEVVIYIGCGERGNEMTEVLIEFPELDDPFHKGAPLMDRTILVVNTSNMPVAAREASIYVGITLAEYYRDMGYNVLLLADSTSRWAEALREISSRLEEMPGEEGYPPYLAAKLAAFYERTGRVIPLAGDEYEGSVTAVGAVSPPGGDFSEPVTQSTLRVVGALWALDTALAYRRHYPAINWLRSYTLYFELMEKWFRENVAPDFPELRRWAGEVLQKNAELEEIVQLVGPDALEDHERLLLETGRIIRDGFLQQSAFDEVDYTCPLEKQYGMMKVIQKFYLTGEKALKEEIEIEKILNPELIDRIIRLKEKPLEEFKTEKELVEKEIENLLLKEKVAL